CCGAACCGCTCCGCCCCCTCCCGCAGGCAGGCGGGAAGGTTGCGGCTGGAGAACGGCAACCCGGAGACCGGAGCGACCTCCGGTTCGTTGCGCAGCCGGAGCTCGACCGGGTCGATCCCGGCGCGAACCGCCAGCTCGTCCATCGCGCTCTCCAGCGCGTACATCCCGCCCGCCTCACCGGGCGCGCGCATCCAGGTGGGGGCGGGCACGTCCAGCGCGGCGAGCCGGTTGGTGACGCGCCTGTTGGGCGAGGTGTACATCTCGCGGGAGGCGCTGGCGCTCTGCTCCGCGTACTGCTTGAACCGCGAGGTCTGCTCCAGCGAGTCGTGCTCGGTGGCGACCAGTCTCCCCTCCCGGTCGGCTCCCAGCCGCACCCGCTGCCGGGTGGGCGGCCGGTAGCCCACCAGCTCGAACATCTGGGTGCGCGACAGCGCGTACTTGACCGGCCTGCCCGCCGTGTGGCGCGCGGCCAGGGCGGTCAGCGCCACGTGGCCGTGCGGCATTCCCTTGGAGCCGAAGGCACCTCCGACGTGCGGCGAGATCACGCTCACCCGCTCCTTGTCGACGCCGAACAGCGGAGCGACCAGGTCCCGCACCAGGTGCGAGCCCTGGTTCGAGTCGTGGAGGGTGAGCCCGTCGTCGTCCCACGCCGCGATGACGGCGTGCGGTTCCAGCGGGTTGTGGTGCTCGGTCGGAGTGGTGTAGGTGGCGTCCACCGTGAAGGCCGCCTCCGCCAGCGCGGCGTCCACGTCGCCCAGCTCCAGGTCGGGCGAGAGCATCGGGCTGGCGTCGGCGTCCGGGGTGTAGACGACGTCCGCGTCGTCGCGGAAGTCGCTGTCGTGGGCCATCCGCTCGTAGCGGATCCCGACCAGGTCGGCGGCGTGGGCGGCGGCCTCCTGCGTCTCCGCGACCACCGCTCCGATGAGCTGGCCGCGGAAAGCGATCTCGTCGGACTGCAGCACGGCCAGTTCGGGGTCGCCGATGGGGACCAGCGCCTCCGCGTTGTGGGGGGTCAGCACGAGGCGCACCCCGTCGACCCGCTCGGCGGCGGCCGTGTCGACGCTCGTGACGCGTCCCCGCGCGATCGTCGCCCGCAGCGGGTGCAGGTAGAGCGGGTCCGCCACGGGGTGTTCGAAGGCGTACCGCGCGGTGCCGGTCACCTTGGCGCGGCCCTCGATCCGCTCCGGGCCGGGCGGGGTGGCCCGCGTCGCTCCGGTCATGATCCCTCCTGTCGGGTGAGCTCGCGCAGCACCGATGCCAGGGTGTTGCGGGTCATGGGCACTTTGAACTCGTTGTCGCGCAGCGTCTCCGCCCCGGCCAGCTCGGCGTCGGCCGCCGCCAGGAACGTCTCCTCGGTGGCCGGGGCACCGCGCAGCACCCGTTCCGCCTCGGTGGCGCGCCAGGGCTTGTGCGCGATCCCCCCGAGGGCGATCCGAACGTCGGTGATCGTGCCCTCGGCGAGCTCGACCACCGCCGCCACCGACACGAGTGCGAAGGCGAAGGAGGCCCTGTCCCGCACCTTGCGGTAGCGCGAGCGGGAGGCGAAGGGCAATGGCGGCAGCTCCACGGCGGTGACGAGTTCGCCGTGCCGCAGCACGGTGTCGCGTTCCGGCTCGTCGCCCGGCAGCCGGTGCAGCTCGGTCACCGGAACGGTGCGCTGCCCGTCCGGGCCCTCGACGAGCACGGCGGCGTCGAGGGCGGCCAACGCGACCGCCATATCCGAGGGGTGCGTCGCCACGCACCGCTCGGAGGCGCCGAGCACCGCGTGGTGGCGGTTCCACCCTTCCAGGGCAGAGCACCCCGAGCCGGGTTCGCGCTTGTTGCACGGGGTGGTGACGTCCTGGAAGTAGGAGCAGCGGGTGCGCTGCAGCAGGTTGCCGCCGGTGGTGGCCAGGTTGCGCAACTGCCCGGAGGCGCCGGAGAGCAGCGCCTGCGCGAGCACGGGGTAGCGCTGCCGGATCACCGGTTCCGCCGCCAGGTCACTGTTGCGCACCGTGGCGCCGATGCGGACCCGGCCGTCGGGCAGCGACTCCACCCGGTCGTAGGGCAACCGGGTGATGTCGACCAGTTTCCCCGGTTCGGTGATCCCCAGCT
The nucleotide sequence above comes from Actinopolyspora erythraea. Encoded proteins:
- a CDS encoding xanthine dehydrogenase family protein molybdopterin-binding subunit: MTGATRATPPGPERIEGRAKVTGTARYAFEHPVADPLYLHPLRATIARGRVTSVDTAAAERVDGVRLVLTPHNAEALVPIGDPELAVLQSDEIAFRGQLIGAVVAETQEAAAHAADLVGIRYERMAHDSDFRDDADVVYTPDADASPMLSPDLELGDVDAALAEAAFTVDATYTTPTEHHNPLEPHAVIAAWDDDGLTLHDSNQGSHLVRDLVAPLFGVDKERVSVISPHVGGAFGSKGMPHGHVALTALAARHTAGRPVKYALSRTQMFELVGYRPPTRQRVRLGADREGRLVATEHDSLEQTSRFKQYAEQSASASREMYTSPNRRVTNRLAALDVPAPTWMRAPGEAGGMYALESAMDELAVRAGIDPVELRLRNEPEVAPVSGLPFSSRNLPACLREGAERFGWHERDPRPGVRREGDWLVGTGVAASSFPSLFFPGSLATVRHESGGNYRVEIGAVDIGTGSRTALTQLAAEALEVPVEAVELRLGSTEQPHASLAGGSAGTASWGSTVVEAVRAFRTEHGHDPVAGAETTAGAGKNPDAGEYAMHSYGAQFAEVRVNADTGEVRVPRMLGVFAAGRIVNPRTAHSQFRGGMTMGISMALHEHSVVDERFGHVVNHDLAGYHIAGNADVGSVEVDWIDEHDPHVNPVGVKGIGEIGIVGTAAAIGNAAHHATGVRVRDLPLTPEKFLR
- a CDS encoding FAD binding domain-containing protein translates to MKPFDYQRATDADSAISVVSRDPEAHYIGGGTNLVDHMKLGITEPGKLVDITRLPYDRVESLPDGRVRIGATVRNSDLAAEPVIRQRYPVLAQALLSGASGQLRNLATTGGNLLQRTRCSYFQDVTTPCNKREPGSGCSALEGWNRHHAVLGASERCVATHPSDMAVALAALDAAVLVEGPDGQRTVPVTELHRLPGDEPERDTVLRHGELVTAVELPPLPFASRSRYRKVRDRASFAFALVSVAAVVELAEGTITDVRIALGGIAHKPWRATEAERVLRGAPATEETFLAAADAELAGAETLRDNEFKVPMTRNTLASVLRELTRQEGS